One Persephonella hydrogeniphila DNA window includes the following coding sequences:
- a CDS encoding HK97 gp10 family phage protein, with product MAGTFGFERFHKALEKKIKEFKEKERRFLKEAAARAEKYAKEEVPVDTGHLRRSIKVEIGDNWSAVGTNVEYGPAQEHGATIKPVNAKFLAIPVNKKIKKQAEKYGSPRAFIGVLKKQGFNIFVKNNVLMASKKKQVIPLFVLKKQTKIEGKHFLQNAKIKVIGEISEIIRGL from the coding sequence ATGGCAGGAACTTTTGGTTTTGAAAGGTTTCACAAAGCATTAGAAAAAAAGATAAAAGAATTCAAAGAAAAAGAAAGAAGATTTCTAAAAGAAGCTGCAGCTCGGGCAGAAAAATATGCAAAAGAAGAAGTTCCTGTTGATACAGGGCATCTAAGAAGAAGTATAAAAGTAGAAATAGGAGATAACTGGTCTGCTGTTGGAACTAATGTGGAATATGGACCAGCACAGGAACACGGAGCTACAATAAAGCCTGTAAATGCAAAATTCCTTGCAATTCCAGTGAACAAAAAAATAAAAAAGCAAGCTGAAAAGTATGGTTCTCCAAGGGCTTTCATAGGTGTACTTAAAAAGCAAGGTTTTAACATATTCGTTAAAAATAATGTTCTGATGGCATCAAAGAAAAAACAAGTTATTCCATTATTTGTTCTGAAAAAACAGACAAAAATAGAAGGGAAACATTTTCTCCAAAATGCAAAGATTAAAGTTATAGGAGAAATATCAGAAATAATCCGAGGATTATAA
- a CDS encoding phage portal protein, with protein MGFFDIFKTPLRKVPSLIDSFWSKVAEDDYSQLDPEKLKQYYREEFFVKAITNISTSFVFADGFSIKSEDKEAQDILSKIWNDNLEEIQSAGRDASLFGNAYLFIGYKNGIDIMTVFPGKVSIIPNPADIRDYKEILITHIVSPDLQGISQAKITTRLTSNYIETYKDDRLVEKLENKIKEIPIIHIAYDRFAGELYGTGDITEAIIKAIKAYSDTIEAARKNLKYHGTPTPVIITRDTEAAEKQIKNWDMNKALLLPEDSEAKFLESSRPFGELKDFLEILFYNIVILSETPEFLLGAHTPSSLASVKEQMHPIIRKTKRRQLIWKQAIQDANRIILKLLELNEGYKFSTYETEVEFPEPYKKDLKDVVDSISKLVAAGIINEQQAKAIIEDYLPQLVESEAEDTDYNPENNWQEENA; from the coding sequence ATGGGTTTTTTTGATATATTCAAGACACCATTAAGAAAAGTCCCTTCTTTAATAGATTCTTTCTGGAGCAAAGTTGCGGAGGATGATTATTCACAGCTGGATCCAGAAAAACTAAAACAATATTATAGAGAAGAGTTTTTCGTTAAAGCCATAACAAATATTTCAACTTCTTTTGTATTTGCAGATGGATTTTCAATAAAAAGCGAAGATAAAGAAGCTCAAGATATACTTTCAAAAATCTGGAACGATAATTTAGAAGAAATTCAATCAGCTGGAAGAGATGCTTCACTTTTTGGAAATGCTTATCTATTTATAGGTTACAAAAACGGCATTGATATAATGACGGTTTTTCCGGGAAAGGTTTCTATTATCCCTAATCCTGCAGATATAAGAGATTACAAAGAAATACTTATAACTCATATAGTCAGCCCAGATTTACAAGGTATATCTCAAGCTAAAATCACAACAAGATTAACTTCCAATTACATAGAAACATATAAAGACGACAGATTAGTGGAAAAATTAGAAAACAAAATAAAAGAAATCCCTATTATTCATATTGCTTACGATAGATTCGCAGGAGAACTTTATGGAACCGGAGATATAACAGAAGCAATCATAAAAGCCATCAAGGCTTACAGCGATACAATAGAAGCTGCAAGAAAAAACCTTAAATATCACGGAACACCAACCCCGGTGATCATCACAAGAGATACAGAAGCAGCAGAAAAACAGATAAAAAACTGGGATATGAATAAAGCATTACTTCTTCCGGAAGACAGTGAAGCAAAATTTTTAGAAAGCTCAAGACCGTTTGGTGAGCTAAAGGATTTTCTTGAAATACTTTTTTACAACATTGTGATACTGTCCGAAACACCAGAATTTCTTTTAGGGGCTCATACACCATCCTCACTCGCATCAGTTAAAGAACAAATGCACCCAATAATAAGGAAAACAAAAAGAAGACAGCTTATCTGGAAACAGGCTATTCAAGATGCAAACAGAATAATACTCAAACTTTTAGAATTAAACGAAGGATATAAATTCAGCACTTATGAAACAGAAGTAGAATTCCCAGAACCTTACAAAAAAGACCTTAAAGATGTCGTTGACAGCATATCAAAACTTGTAGCAGCAGGAATAATTAACGAGCAGCAAGCCAAAGCAATTATTGAGGATTATCTACCACAACTGGTTGAAAGTGAAGCAGAAGACACAGATTACAATCCGGAGAATAACTGGCAAGAGGAAAATGCATAA